In the Streptomyces sp. BHT-5-2 genome, one interval contains:
- a CDS encoding inorganic phosphate transporter, with protein MEHITLLIGIVIVTALVFDFTNGFHDTANAMATTISTGALRPKVAVAMSAGLNLVGAFLSVEVAKTISGGIIDETAGVRPEVIFAGLVGAIIWNLLTWLAGLPSSSSHALFGGLIGATLVSAGADGVHGQAVVMKVLIPAVAAPFVAGLAAMAATRLTYRLTRGRAEEDTAKGYRAGQIASAALVSLAHGTNDAQKTMGVITLALITGGVVAPHSDPPLWVIASAGLAIALGTYLGGWRIIRTMGKGITDIRPPQGFAAQTGAAATILASSHLGFALSTTQVCSGAVMGSGLGRKGGVVRWSTAGRMVVAWGLTLPAAGLVSAGAAFLADQGTWGVAAVAVLALAICGGIWAASRRKPVDHTNVNEGPAAEPAGVVTTALQTVSPPPAGPVAAVATAPAAADADGAAVAAQAPARPATATS; from the coding sequence ATGGAACACATCACGCTTCTCATCGGGATCGTGATCGTCACGGCCTTGGTGTTCGACTTTACGAACGGCTTCCACGACACGGCCAACGCAATGGCCACCACCATCTCCACCGGGGCTCTGCGTCCCAAGGTCGCGGTGGCGATGTCGGCGGGACTCAATCTCGTCGGGGCATTCCTCTCCGTGGAGGTGGCGAAGACCATCTCCGGCGGCATCATCGACGAAACCGCCGGCGTCAGACCTGAGGTGATCTTCGCCGGTCTGGTCGGCGCGATCATCTGGAACCTCCTGACCTGGCTCGCCGGTCTCCCCTCCAGCTCGTCCCACGCCCTCTTCGGTGGTCTGATCGGCGCGACCCTGGTGTCCGCGGGCGCCGACGGGGTGCACGGCCAGGCCGTGGTGATGAAGGTCCTGATCCCGGCGGTGGCCGCGCCGTTCGTCGCGGGGCTCGCCGCGATGGCGGCGACCCGGCTCACCTACCGGCTGACCCGCGGCCGCGCCGAGGAGGACACCGCCAAGGGCTACCGCGCCGGGCAGATCGCCTCGGCGGCGCTGGTCTCGCTGGCCCACGGCACCAACGACGCGCAGAAGACGATGGGCGTGATCACCCTCGCGCTGATCACCGGCGGGGTCGTCGCCCCGCACTCCGACCCGCCGCTGTGGGTGATCGCCTCCGCCGGCCTGGCCATCGCGCTCGGCACCTACCTGGGCGGCTGGCGGATCATCCGCACGATGGGCAAGGGCATCACCGACATCCGGCCGCCGCAGGGCTTCGCCGCCCAGACGGGCGCGGCGGCCACCATCCTGGCCTCCTCCCACCTCGGTTTCGCGCTCTCCACCACCCAGGTCTGCTCGGGCGCCGTGATGGGCTCCGGGCTGGGCCGCAAGGGCGGCGTGGTGCGCTGGTCCACAGCCGGACGGATGGTCGTGGCCTGGGGGCTGACGCTGCCGGCCGCCGGCCTGGTCTCCGCGGGGGCCGCGTTCCTCGCCGACCAGGGCACCTGGGGCGTGGCCGCGGTCGCCGTCCTGGCGCTGGCGATCTGCGGCGGCATCTGGGCGGCCTCCCGGCGCAAGCCGGTGGACCACACCAACGTCAACGAGGGTCCGGCGGCGGAGCCGGCCGGGGTCGTCACCACGGCGCTGCAGACCGTCTCCCCTCCCCCTGCGGGCCCGGTCGCCGCGGTGGCCACCGCCCCGGCAGCCGCCGACGCGGACGGCGCGGCCGTTGCCGCCCAGGCCCCCGCCCGGCCCGCGACGGCCACCTCCTGA
- a CDS encoding cobalamin biosynthesis protein has translation MRGEHAGYACGAALGFLGDLIAADPRRGHPVAAFGRAASAVERRLWRDHRGHGAVHTVLCAGGAAAGAALLERALRHRPGARTALTAAAVWAVLGGTSLGREARAVGGALAVGDLEVARERLPHLCGRDPQALDGPQMARAVVESVAENTSDAVVGALVWGALGGVPGLVAFRAVNTLDAMVGHRSPRYRRFGWAAARLDDVAGWPGARLTAALAVLVGPDRRGALRAWRADGAAHPSPNAGPVEASFAGALGVRLGGTLAYGGRVEHRPVLNGGARPPAVADIERAVRLSRRVGLLALGVTVAGRLAAGALRRGNGKGTR, from the coding sequence ATGCGCGGCGAACACGCGGGATATGCGTGCGGCGCGGCCCTCGGCTTCCTCGGTGACCTGATCGCGGCGGACCCGCGGCGCGGCCATCCGGTGGCCGCGTTCGGCCGGGCCGCGAGCGCCGTCGAACGCCGGCTGTGGCGCGACCACCGGGGCCACGGGGCGGTGCACACCGTGCTGTGCGCGGGCGGCGCGGCCGCCGGCGCCGCACTGCTGGAGCGCGCCCTGAGACACCGTCCGGGCGCCCGTACGGCGCTGACCGCGGCCGCGGTGTGGGCCGTACTGGGCGGCACCTCGCTGGGCCGGGAGGCGCGCGCCGTGGGCGGGGCGCTGGCCGTCGGCGATCTGGAGGTGGCGCGGGAGCGGCTGCCGCATCTGTGCGGGCGCGATCCGCAGGCGCTGGACGGGCCGCAGATGGCCCGCGCGGTGGTGGAGTCGGTCGCCGAGAACACCTCGGACGCCGTGGTGGGCGCCCTGGTGTGGGGCGCGCTGGGCGGGGTGCCCGGTCTGGTGGCGTTCCGCGCGGTCAACACCCTGGACGCGATGGTCGGTCACCGGTCGCCGCGCTACCGGCGGTTCGGCTGGGCGGCGGCCCGTCTCGACGACGTGGCCGGCTGGCCGGGCGCGCGGCTGACCGCGGCGCTGGCGGTGCTGGTGGGCCCGGACCGGCGCGGTGCGCTGCGGGCCTGGCGGGCGGACGGTGCGGCGCACCCGAGCCCCAACGCGGGCCCGGTGGAGGCGTCGTTCGCGGGCGCGCTGGGCGTCCGGCTGGGCGGCACCCTGGCGTACGGCGGGCGGGTGGAACACCGGCCGGTGCTCAACGGCGGGGCGCGGCCACCGGCGGTGGCCGACATCGAGCGGGCGGTGCGGCTGTCCCGGCGGGTGGGTCTGCTGGCGCTGGGCGTCACGGTGGCCGGCCGGCTGGCGGCGGGCGCGCTGCGGCGCGGGAACGGGAAGGGGACGCGGTGA
- a CDS encoding cobyric acid synthase produces MSGQGKAAGTAVGGGLLVAGTTSDAGKSVVTAGICRWLVRQGISVAPFKAQNMSLNSFVTREGAEIGRAQAMQAAAARIEPTALMNPVLLKPGSDRSSQVVLLGKPVGELSARGYHAGRQEQLLGTVTDCLAELRRTHDAVICEGAGSPAEINLRRTDIVNMGIARAARIPVVVVGDIDRGGVFASFFGTTALLSAEDQELVAGYLVNKFRGDVTLLEPGLAMLRGLTGRATYGVLPYTHGLGIDEEDGLRVSLRGAVRESVVAPPAGEDVLRVAVCAVPLMSNFTDVDALAAEPGVVVRFVDRPEELADADLVVLPGTRGTVRALAWLRERGLADAVVRRAAEGRPVLGICGGFQMLGERIEDEVESRAGTVDGLGLLPVRVRFAREKCLARPVGRALGERVEGYEIHHGVAEVAGGDEAFISDDQGNSLDGCRVGAVWGTHWHGSLESDGFRRAFLRAVARAAGRRFVPAPDTRFGALREEQLDRLGDLIEEHADTKALLRLIEEGVPEGLPFVPPGAP; encoded by the coding sequence GTGAGCGGGCAGGGGAAGGCGGCCGGGACGGCCGTGGGCGGCGGGCTGTTGGTGGCCGGGACGACATCCGACGCGGGCAAGAGCGTGGTGACCGCCGGCATCTGCCGCTGGCTGGTCCGGCAGGGCATCTCGGTGGCGCCCTTCAAGGCGCAGAACATGTCGCTGAACTCGTTCGTGACCCGGGAGGGCGCGGAGATCGGCCGGGCGCAGGCGATGCAGGCGGCCGCGGCGCGGATCGAGCCGACCGCCCTGATGAACCCGGTGCTGCTCAAGCCGGGCAGCGACCGCAGCAGCCAGGTGGTGCTGCTGGGGAAGCCGGTGGGCGAGCTGAGTGCGCGCGGCTACCACGCCGGCCGGCAGGAGCAGTTGCTGGGCACCGTGACGGACTGCCTGGCGGAGTTGCGCCGTACCCACGACGCGGTGATCTGCGAGGGCGCCGGCAGCCCGGCCGAGATCAACCTGCGGCGCACCGACATCGTCAACATGGGCATCGCCCGGGCGGCGCGGATCCCGGTCGTGGTGGTCGGCGACATCGACCGCGGCGGGGTCTTCGCGTCGTTCTTCGGCACCACCGCGCTGCTGTCGGCCGAGGACCAGGAGCTGGTCGCCGGCTACCTCGTCAACAAGTTCCGCGGCGATGTGACGCTGCTGGAACCGGGCCTTGCGATGCTGCGCGGGCTCACCGGGCGGGCCACGTACGGCGTCCTGCCGTACACGCACGGGCTGGGCATCGACGAGGAGGACGGACTGAGGGTGTCGCTGCGCGGCGCGGTCCGCGAGTCGGTGGTGGCGCCGCCGGCCGGCGAGGACGTCCTGCGCGTGGCGGTCTGCGCGGTGCCGCTGATGTCCAACTTCACCGACGTGGACGCGCTGGCGGCCGAACCGGGCGTGGTGGTGCGGTTCGTGGACCGGCCGGAGGAGCTGGCCGACGCGGACCTGGTGGTGCTGCCGGGGACCCGCGGCACGGTCCGCGCGCTGGCCTGGCTGCGCGAGCGCGGGCTGGCGGACGCGGTGGTCCGGCGGGCCGCGGAGGGCCGTCCGGTGCTGGGCATCTGCGGCGGGTTCCAGATGCTCGGCGAACGCATCGAGGACGAGGTCGAGTCGCGGGCGGGCACGGTGGACGGGCTGGGGCTGCTGCCGGTCCGGGTGCGGTTCGCCCGCGAGAAGTGCCTCGCGAGGCCGGTGGGCCGGGCGCTCGGCGAGCGGGTGGAGGGATACGAGATCCACCACGGCGTCGCCGAAGTGGCCGGGGGCGACGAGGCGTTCATCTCTGATGACCAAGGAAACAGCTTGGACGGGTGCCGGGTGGGGGCCGTGTGGGGCACGCACTGGCACGGCTCCCTGGAGAGCGACGGGTTCCGGCGGGCGTTCCTGCGGGCGGTGGCCCGGGCGGCCGGCCGCCGGTTCGTGCCGGCGCCGGACACCCGCTTCGGCGCGCTGCGCGAGGAGCAACTGGACCGGCTGGGCGATCTGATCGAGGAGCACGCGGACACCAAGGCGCTGCTGCGGCTGATCGAGGAGGGGGTGCCGGAGGGGCTGCCGTTCGTTCCTCCGGGGGCGCCGTGA
- a CDS encoding putative cobaltochelatase: MSTRYPFTAVVGMDDLRLALLLNAVSPAVGGVLVRGEKGTAKSTAVRALADLVPEVPVVAGCRFSCDPLSPDPQCPDGRHDAGPAESRPARMVELPVGASEDRLVGALDIERALAEGVKAFEPGLLAAAHRGILYVDEVNLLHDHLVDVLLDAAAMGASYVEREGVSVRHAARFLLVGTMNPEEGELRPQLLDRFGLTVEVAASRDPEQRVEVVRRRLAYDDDPAGFAARWATQEQELRERIARARELLPSVALGDSALRQIAATCAAFEVDGMRADIVMARTATALAAWAGRTEVLPEDVRQAALLALPHRRRRAPFDAPGLDEDKLDQVLEESGGQDPDGDDDPEPEGPDGGPDGPDGGPDGGPGGLPPQDGGPLEQPGDAPRPEVPRQQEPERPARPEEPEREPAGEPAASGPGPEQAAVGAAEPFRTRRLDVPGLGEGADGRRSRARTAHGRTTGARRPHGALGKLHLAATVQAAAPHQGARGRRGPGLVLRRDDLREAVREGREGNLVLFVVDASGSMAARRRMGAVKGAVLSLLLDAYQRRDKIGMVTFRGSGAELALPPTSSVEAGAARLEQLPTGGRTPLAEGLLRAHEVLRVERMRDPSRRPLLVVVTDGRATGGPDPLGRAHRAAGLLAGGSVASVVVDCEAGPVRLGLAGELARELGGTAVTLDELRADSVSALVRTVQGRPVRGGSSAGRGRDHDHVNREKAA, encoded by the coding sequence ATGAGCACCCGGTATCCGTTCACCGCCGTCGTCGGCATGGACGACCTGCGGCTGGCGCTGCTGCTGAACGCCGTCAGCCCGGCGGTCGGCGGTGTCCTGGTCCGTGGCGAGAAGGGCACCGCCAAGAGCACCGCCGTGCGCGCCCTGGCGGATCTCGTGCCCGAGGTGCCGGTGGTGGCGGGCTGCCGCTTCAGCTGCGACCCGCTCTCCCCCGATCCGCAGTGCCCGGACGGTCGGCACGACGCCGGCCCCGCCGAGTCCCGGCCGGCCCGCATGGTCGAGCTTCCGGTGGGCGCGTCCGAGGACCGCCTCGTCGGCGCGCTCGACATCGAGCGAGCACTCGCCGAGGGGGTGAAGGCGTTCGAGCCGGGACTGCTCGCGGCCGCCCACCGAGGCATCCTCTACGTGGACGAAGTCAACCTGCTCCACGACCACTTGGTCGACGTCCTCCTGGACGCCGCCGCCATGGGTGCCTCCTACGTGGAGCGCGAAGGCGTCTCCGTGCGGCACGCGGCCCGTTTCCTGCTCGTCGGGACGATGAACCCCGAAGAGGGCGAGCTGCGGCCGCAGTTGCTGGACCGCTTCGGGCTGACCGTGGAGGTCGCGGCGTCCCGGGACCCGGAGCAGCGGGTGGAGGTGGTCCGCCGCCGGCTGGCGTACGACGACGACCCGGCGGGCTTCGCGGCGCGCTGGGCGACGCAGGAGCAGGAGCTGCGCGAACGGATCGCGCGGGCCCGGGAGTTGCTGCCGTCGGTGGCGCTCGGCGACTCGGCACTGCGGCAGATCGCGGCGACCTGTGCGGCGTTCGAGGTGGACGGGATGCGGGCGGACATCGTGATGGCCCGCACCGCGACCGCGCTGGCGGCCTGGGCCGGACGGACCGAGGTGCTCCCGGAGGACGTCCGGCAGGCGGCGCTGCTGGCGCTGCCGCACCGGCGCCGGCGGGCCCCGTTCGACGCGCCCGGGCTCGACGAGGACAAGCTCGACCAGGTGCTGGAGGAGTCCGGCGGGCAGGACCCGGACGGCGACGACGATCCGGAGCCGGAGGGCCCGGACGGCGGTCCCGACGGTCCGGACGGCGGCCCCGACGGCGGGCCCGGTGGGCTGCCGCCGCAGGACGGCGGGCCCTTGGAGCAGCCGGGGGACGCGCCGCGCCCCGAGGTGCCGCGGCAGCAGGAGCCGGAGCGCCCGGCGCGGCCCGAGGAGCCCGAGCGGGAGCCGGCGGGCGAGCCGGCCGCATCCGGTCCCGGCCCGGAGCAGGCCGCGGTGGGCGCCGCCGAGCCGTTCCGGACCCGGCGGCTGGACGTGCCGGGACTGGGCGAGGGCGCGGACGGACGGCGGTCCCGGGCCCGGACCGCGCACGGCCGGACGACCGGGGCGCGGCGGCCCCACGGGGCCCTGGGCAAGCTGCACTTGGCTGCGACCGTGCAGGCCGCGGCGCCGCACCAGGGGGCCCGCGGGCGGCGCGGCCCGGGGCTGGTGCTGCGCCGGGACGATCTGCGGGAGGCGGTGCGCGAGGGGCGCGAGGGCAACCTCGTGCTGTTCGTGGTGGACGCGTCCGGGTCGATGGCGGCGCGGAGGCGGATGGGCGCCGTCAAGGGGGCGGTGCTCTCGCTGCTGCTCGACGCGTACCAGCGGCGGGACAAGATCGGGATGGTCACCTTCCGGGGTTCCGGTGCCGAGCTGGCGCTGCCGCCGACGTCGTCGGTCGAGGCGGGCGCGGCGCGGCTGGAGCAGCTGCCGACCGGCGGCCGGACGCCGCTGGCGGAGGGGCTGCTGCGGGCCCACGAGGTGCTGCGGGTGGAGCGGATGCGGGACCCGTCGCGCCGGCCGCTGCTGGTGGTGGTCACCGATGGCCGGGCGACCGGCGGCCCGGACCCGCTGGGGCGGGCGCACCGGGCGGCGGGGCTGCTGGCCGGCGGGAGCGTCGCGTCGGTGGTGGTGGACTGCGAGGCGGGACCGGTGCGGCTGGGGCTGGCCGGAGAGCTGGCCCGGGAGCTCGGCGGCACCGCCGTCACCCTCGACGAGCTGCGCGCGGACAGCGTCTCCGCGCTCGTAAGGACCGTGCAGGGCAGGCCCGTCCGCGGCGGCAGCAGTGCCGGCCGGGGCCGGGATCACGATCACGTCAACAGGGAGAAGGCCGCGTAA
- the cobO gene encoding cob(I)yrinic acid a,c-diamide adenosyltransferase, whose product MPQGQPSVVPDDGLTTRQRRNRPLVLVHTGKGKGKSTAAFGLALRAWNQGWPVGVFQFVKSAKWKVGEERALKVLGATGEGGTVDWHKMGEGWSWVQRDSQFSNEEAAREGWEQVKRDLAAETYRLLVLDEFAYPLKWGWVDVDEVVAVLRDRPGTQHVVITGRDAPEALLDFADLVTDMTKVKHPMDAGQKGQRGIEW is encoded by the coding sequence ATGCCGCAGGGACAGCCGTCCGTCGTACCGGACGACGGGCTCACCACCCGCCAGCGCCGCAACCGCCCGCTGGTCCTGGTCCACACGGGCAAGGGCAAGGGCAAGTCCACCGCCGCCTTCGGGCTGGCGCTGCGGGCCTGGAACCAGGGCTGGCCGGTCGGGGTGTTCCAGTTCGTGAAGTCGGCGAAGTGGAAGGTCGGCGAGGAGCGGGCGCTGAAGGTGCTGGGCGCCACCGGGGAGGGCGGCACCGTCGACTGGCACAAGATGGGCGAGGGCTGGTCCTGGGTGCAGCGCGACTCCCAGTTCAGCAACGAGGAGGCGGCCCGCGAGGGCTGGGAGCAGGTCAAGCGGGACCTGGCCGCCGAGACCTACCGGCTGCTGGTGCTGGACGAGTTCGCCTACCCGCTGAAGTGGGGCTGGGTGGACGTCGACGAGGTGGTGGCGGTGCTGCGGGACCGGCCCGGCACCCAGCATGTCGTCATCACCGGGCGGGACGCGCCCGAGGCGCTGCTGGACTTCGCGGACCTGGTGACGGACATGACGAAGGTCAAGCACCCGATGGACGCGGGGCAGAAGGGCCAGCGGGGCATCGAATGGTGA
- a CDS encoding cobyrinate a,c-diamide synthase — protein sequence MSGGAVPRLVIAAPSSGAGKTTVATGLMAAFAEAGLTVSPHKVGPDYIDPGYHALATGRPGRNLDAFLCGPQQVAPLFLHGAAGADLAVVEGVMGLFDGASGKGELASTAQVAKVLRAPVVLVVDASSQSRSVAALVHGFASWDPEVRLAGVILNKVGSDRHEELLRDAMGSSGVPVLGALRRTEQARTPSRHLGLVPVAERRAEALESVRALAARVREGCDLEALLALARTVPELPDRPWDPAEAVAGGATGSHRPVVAVAGGPAFTFSYAEHTELLAAAGAEVVPFDPLRDERLPSGTRGLVIGGGFPEVYAPELSANAPLRAAVAELAASGAPVAAECAGLLYLSRSLDGKPMCGVLPADGRMTQRLTLGYREAVALGDNALAAAGTRVRGHEFHRTVLEPGAGASPAWGVTHPRRGVEGFASGGVHASYLHLHWAAEPALAGRLVAGAARGAVPVPGAGPA from the coding sequence GTGAGCGGTGGCGCCGTGCCCCGCCTGGTGATCGCCGCGCCGTCCTCGGGCGCCGGGAAGACGACGGTGGCCACCGGTCTGATGGCGGCCTTCGCCGAGGCGGGGCTCACGGTGTCGCCGCACAAGGTGGGGCCCGACTACATCGACCCGGGGTACCACGCGCTGGCCACCGGCCGGCCCGGCCGCAATCTGGACGCCTTCCTGTGCGGTCCGCAGCAGGTCGCGCCGCTGTTCCTGCACGGGGCGGCCGGGGCGGACCTCGCGGTGGTCGAGGGCGTGATGGGGCTGTTCGACGGGGCCTCCGGGAAGGGCGAGTTGGCGTCCACGGCGCAGGTGGCGAAGGTGCTGCGGGCGCCGGTGGTGCTGGTGGTGGACGCCTCCTCGCAGTCCCGGTCGGTCGCGGCGCTGGTGCACGGCTTCGCGTCGTGGGACCCGGAGGTGCGGCTGGCCGGGGTGATCCTCAACAAGGTCGGTTCGGACCGGCACGAGGAGCTGCTGCGCGACGCCATGGGCTCCTCCGGGGTGCCGGTGCTCGGGGCGCTGCGCCGTACCGAGCAGGCCCGTACGCCGTCCCGGCACCTGGGTCTGGTGCCGGTGGCCGAGCGGCGCGCGGAGGCCCTGGAGTCGGTGCGGGCGCTGGCCGCGCGGGTGCGCGAGGGCTGCGATCTGGAGGCGCTGCTGGCGCTGGCGCGCACGGTGCCGGAGCTGCCGGACCGGCCGTGGGACCCGGCGGAGGCGGTGGCCGGCGGGGCCACGGGGTCCCATCGGCCCGTGGTGGCGGTGGCCGGCGGGCCCGCGTTCACCTTCTCCTACGCCGAGCACACCGAGCTGCTGGCCGCGGCGGGCGCCGAGGTGGTGCCGTTCGACCCGCTGCGGGACGAGCGACTGCCGTCCGGTACGCGGGGGTTGGTGATCGGCGGCGGCTTCCCCGAGGTGTACGCGCCGGAGCTGTCGGCGAACGCGCCGCTGCGGGCCGCGGTGGCCGAACTGGCCGCGTCGGGCGCGCCGGTCGCCGCCGAGTGCGCCGGGCTGCTCTATCTCTCCCGTTCGCTCGACGGGAAGCCGATGTGCGGGGTACTGCCCGCGGACGGCCGGATGACGCAGCGGCTGACCCTCGGCTACCGGGAGGCGGTGGCACTGGGCGACAACGCGCTGGCCGCGGCCGGGACCCGGGTGCGGGGCCACGAGTTCCACCGGACGGTGCTGGAGCCGGGCGCCGGCGCGTCCCCGGCGTGGGGCGTGACGCACCCCCGGCGCGGTGTCGAGGGCTTTGCCTCCGGCGGGGTGCACGCCTCGTATCTGCATCTGCACTGGGCGGCCGAACCGGCCCTGGCCGGGCGGCTGGTGGCCGGGGCGGCGCGGGGCGCGGTGCCGGTGCCGGGGGCCGGGCCCGCATGA
- a CDS encoding cobalamin biosynthesis protein — protein MTDAGGRLVAGVGARRGVSAAEVRELVRAALAAAGREPGALVGLATVAAKAAEPGLLGAAREFGVPLWSFPAAELAAVRVPGPSAAVRAAVGTPSVAEAAALLAAGPGAVLVVGKRVSAPKGRPGAATCALAATPTAKPWVGVEEMFRPLPQLPQGDSWLGKPRRSAT, from the coding sequence ATGACGGACGCGGGCGGCCGGCTCGTCGCGGGCGTCGGTGCCCGCCGGGGCGTGTCGGCTGCGGAGGTGCGGGAGCTGGTCCGGGCCGCGCTGGCGGCGGCGGGCCGGGAGCCCGGTGCGCTGGTCGGCCTGGCGACCGTGGCGGCCAAGGCGGCCGAGCCCGGTCTGCTGGGCGCGGCGCGGGAGTTCGGGGTGCCGCTGTGGTCGTTCCCGGCGGCGGAGCTGGCGGCGGTGCGGGTCCCGGGGCCGTCCGCCGCCGTCCGGGCCGCGGTGGGCACGCCGAGCGTGGCGGAGGCGGCGGCGCTGCTGGCCGCGGGGCCGGGGGCCGTACTGGTCGTGGGGAAGCGGGTGTCGGCGCCGAAGGGCCGGCCGGGCGCGGCGACCTGTGCGCTGGCCGCCACCCCGACAGCGAAACCCTGGGTGGGCGTCGAGGAGATGTTTCGACCCCTCCCCCAGCTACCGCAGGGGGATTCCTGGCTCGGGAAGCCCCGCAGGTCAGCGACCTGA
- a CDS encoding sirohydrochlorin chelatase: MTTRPALLIAGHGTRHEGAADALRALVGMLADRHPDMPVAGGFFGAPASPLPLSGAVDELAARGATRLVAVPLLLAPTGPIRETLPEAVARAVAPHPGLGFVCGPALGPHPRLLEVLERRLEAVLGGGARRPADRARTTVLLVGRGAADPHANAEVVRTARLLWEGRGFAGVESAFVTLAAPDVPAGLDRCRVLAAAAPGAPGADRIVVLPGFFFAGDLLERLRMQTEGWAAAHPGIEVLGAEPIGAAPELAEVVMERYRATVADGAAPELAVGAAAAVGGPA, translated from the coding sequence GTGACCACCCGACCCGCACTGCTCATCGCCGGTCACGGCACCCGTCACGAAGGGGCGGCCGACGCCCTGCGCGCCCTGGTGGGGATGCTCGCCGACCGGCACCCGGACATGCCGGTCGCCGGCGGCTTCTTCGGCGCCCCGGCGTCGCCGCTGCCGCTGTCCGGCGCGGTCGACGAACTTGCCGCGCGGGGCGCGACCCGGCTGGTGGCGGTGCCGCTGCTGCTGGCGCCCACCGGGCCGATCCGGGAGACCCTGCCGGAGGCGGTGGCGCGGGCGGTCGCCCCCCACCCCGGCCTCGGCTTCGTCTGCGGGCCCGCGCTGGGGCCGCACCCCCGGCTGCTGGAGGTGCTGGAGCGGCGGCTGGAGGCGGTGCTGGGCGGCGGGGCGCGGCGGCCCGCGGACCGGGCCCGTACGACGGTGCTGCTGGTGGGCCGGGGCGCGGCCGATCCGCACGCCAACGCCGAAGTGGTCCGCACCGCACGGCTGTTGTGGGAGGGCCGTGGCTTCGCGGGCGTGGAGAGCGCGTTCGTGACGCTGGCGGCGCCGGACGTGCCGGCCGGGCTGGACCGGTGCCGGGTGCTGGCCGCGGCGGCGCCCGGTGCTCCCGGCGCGGACCGGATCGTGGTCCTGCCGGGCTTCTTCTTCGCCGGTGATCTTCTGGAGCGGCTGCGGATGCAGACCGAGGGCTGGGCGGCGGCGCACCCGGGGATCGAGGTGCTGGGCGCGGAGCCGATCGGTGCGGCGCCGGAACTGGCCGAGGTGGTCATGGAGCGCTACCGGGCGACGGTGGCGGACGGTGCGGCGCCGGAACTGGCCGTGGGCGCCGCGGCGGCCGTCGGGGGCCCGGCGTGA
- the cobC gene encoding Rv2231c family pyridoxal phosphate-dependent protein CobC has translation MTGPAPTAAAARGGPASDAVDLRHHGDAEVRGADLTDLAVNVRAGTPPAWLKARIAGSLDGLAAYPDGRAARRAVAVRHGLPAERVLLTAGAAEAFVLLARAVRARRPVVVHPQFTEPEAALRDAGYAVGRVLLAERDGFRLDPAAVPDDADLVVVGNPTNPTSVLHPAGALAALARPGRTLVVDEAFMDAVPGERESLAGRVGGLPGLVVLRSLTKTWGLAGLRIGYVLAGEETVAELARAQPLWPVSTPALAAAEACCAPAALAEAAAAAEEIAADRAHLLARLAEFPSVAVAGPAAGPFVLVRLPGAAAVRAALRARGFAVRRGDTFPGLGPDWLRLAVRDRATTDRFAAALADVLGGP, from the coding sequence GTGACCGGGCCGGCGCCGACCGCCGCGGCCGCGCGCGGCGGTCCGGCGTCCGACGCGGTGGATCTGCGGCACCACGGTGACGCCGAGGTGCGCGGCGCGGATCTGACGGACCTGGCGGTCAACGTCCGCGCGGGCACTCCCCCGGCCTGGCTGAAGGCCCGGATCGCCGGGTCGCTGGACGGGCTGGCGGCGTACCCGGACGGCCGGGCGGCCCGTCGGGCGGTCGCGGTGCGGCACGGGCTGCCGGCGGAGCGGGTGCTGTTGACGGCCGGCGCGGCGGAGGCGTTCGTGCTGCTGGCGCGGGCGGTCCGGGCCCGCCGGCCGGTGGTGGTGCATCCGCAGTTCACCGAGCCGGAGGCGGCGCTGCGGGACGCCGGGTACGCGGTGGGGCGGGTGCTGCTGGCGGAGCGGGACGGTTTCCGGCTGGATCCGGCGGCGGTGCCGGACGACGCGGATCTGGTCGTCGTCGGCAATCCCACCAATCCCACCTCGGTGCTGCATCCGGCGGGCGCGCTGGCCGCCCTGGCGCGGCCCGGGCGCACGCTGGTGGTGGACGAGGCGTTCATGGACGCGGTGCCCGGGGAACGGGAGTCGCTGGCCGGGCGGGTGGGCGGGCTGCCGGGGCTGGTGGTGCTGCGCAGCCTCACCAAGACCTGGGGGCTGGCGGGGCTGCGGATCGGCTATGTGCTGGCCGGCGAGGAGACCGTGGCGGAGCTGGCGCGGGCGCAGCCGCTGTGGCCGGTCTCGACGCCGGCGCTGGCCGCCGCCGAGGCGTGCTGTGCACCGGCGGCGCTGGCGGAGGCGGCCGCGGCGGCCGAGGAGATCGCCGCGGACCGGGCCCATCTGCTGGCCCGGCTGGCGGAGTTCCCCTCGGTGGCGGTGGCCGGACCGGCGGCCGGACCGTTCGTCCTGGTGCGGCTGCCCGGCGCGGCGGCGGTCCGGGCCGCGCTGCGGGCCCGCGGTTTCGCCGTGCGCCGCGGCGACACCTTCCCGGGCCTGGGTCCGGACTGGCTCCGGCTGGCCGTACGGGACCGCGCGACCACCGACCGCTTCGCGGCCGCGCTGGCGGACGTGCTCGGCGGGCCCTGA